In Phoenix dactylifera cultivar Barhee BC4 unplaced genomic scaffold, palm_55x_up_171113_PBpolish2nd_filt_p 000898F, whole genome shotgun sequence, one genomic interval encodes:
- the LOC103720754 gene encoding adenylyl-sulfate kinase 3-like, with the protein MFSLAVPTALRPPPMLGLSPHLDPAGRFRRSIGLVAARPCLLPPILAVSPGKETTETVDLHSAEASNGSVLGKKNLVMSTVGNSTNILWHECPVGKLERQKLLKQKGCVIWITGLSGSGKSTMACALSRELHSRGYLAYVLDGDNLRHGLNRDLSFKAEDRAENIRRVGEVAKLFADAGIICIASLISPYRRDRDACRALLPDSTFIEVFMNIPLEVCEARDPKGLYKLARAGKIKGFTGIDDPYEPPWDCEIVIEPKDGECPPPVAMAEQVISYLNNNGFLQEQL; encoded by the exons ATGTTCTCGCTCGCCGTTCCGACCGCCCTCCGGCCGCCGCCCATGCTGGGGCTCTCACCCCACCTGGACCCTGCCGGCCGGTTCCGGCGGAGCATTGGGCTGGTGGCCGCCCGGCCCTGCCTCCTCCCCCCGATCCTCGCCGTGTCTCCGGGCAAAGAGACGACCGAGACCGTCGATCTGCACTCCGCCGAAGCCTCCAATGGCTCCGTTTTGG GGAAAAAGAACCTTGTGATGTCAACTGTTGGGAATTCGACAAACATCTTATGGCATGAATGTccagttgggaagcttgaaaggcAGAAGTTGCTCAAGCAGAAGGGATGTGTCATATGGATCACAGGTCTTAGTGGTTCAG GCAAAAGCACGATGGCATGTGCACTGAGTCGAGAGTTGCACAGCAGAGGATACCTGGCATATGTCCTTGATGGTGACAATCTTAGACATGGGTTAAACCGAGATCTTAGTTTCAAAGCAGAAGACCGTGCAGAAAATATACGCAGAGTTG GTGAAGTAGCAAAGCTCTTTGCAGATGCTGGTATTATATGCATAGCTAGCTTGATATCTCCATACAGAAGAGATCGTGATGCCTGCCGTGCTCTACTGCCAGATTCTACATTTATTGAG GTATTCATGAATATTCCTCTAGAAGTTTGTGAAGCAAGGGATCCAAAAGGCCTGTACAAACTTGCACGTGCAGGAAAGATCAAAG GTTTTACTGGGATAGATGATCCATACGAGCCACCCTGGGATTGTGAG ATAGTGATAGAACCGAAAGATGGGGAGTGTCCTCCTCCAGTAGCCATGGCTGAGCAAGTAATATCATACCTCAACAACAATGGCTTCCTCCAGGAACAACTGTGA